In Amycolatopsis methanolica 239, a single genomic region encodes these proteins:
- a CDS encoding LuxR C-terminal-related transcriptional regulator, which yields MQDPGSGEERGRVPRSKITAPDLPAHFVSRPRLLALLDRATAPVTVVRAPAGAGKTLLLAEWARSYGAGPAAMVSLDPDDRDDHRFWSAVLDAFAAGPGIPPGSPLRTLSVPRDPAADPGFLAEVLDALDDLPRQALLILDDVEALVGAGQRTALDALVRHQPAGLRLVLSGRREPRLPLARLRLSDQLSEIGADDLRFTTSEMRALFAVSGGDVPAQVLGRLDEEAEGWAVALRLAAAAAVREGGLDEFFAGHDRALEEYLDQEVLAGFDEGVREFLRLISVCADTSPALAAALAGRSDAAAVLHDLAGAGVVVRETGGEDGYRILPLLRTYLLADLARRDPDRLAGQHRLAAAWFEGRGDAAQALLHSARAPDSARTAALLRTDAVPLFLAGEHTVLREALGVLGETPVAREPRLALLAAALSLEAGETGTAELHLRHAEDAWPAEPPPELVVLRQLARSRRAQLDGDRTEMASAAREVDPELARGTDLEALAGLQRETEVLLTGERAGARDHVGAVASRAGATGQRHVEVRALTMLGELAVLDGDFPAVDRIGERLDSVAVSARGTIESATTGVVRAYRALLRAEPEECARLVVQTTRAVDGVAARIGGNLLVAAEMLGGAAQFDTGDWQGGLRRMRHVRLGLGGRALQPEYAAVSGVLEHRAALLAGAADHAREVVAWCLNEIGRTSELLLMRARVQIALGRHGPAAKALQPVVDGSVTAVLPWSGIEARLLRTRIVLHHGDLDTARRLVAEALADAERLDVWRPFVFAPEEVISVLIGLLGRLGGREAFAAKLLERRRSLGGSAMPEPLTERERSVLRLLPTLRSVEEIAQDLTVSPNTVKTHVRGIYAKLGVHRRRDAVAVAIARGLLDVHGAEPGERGPVR from the coding sequence ATGCAGGACCCGGGGAGCGGGGAGGAACGCGGGCGCGTGCCGAGGAGCAAGATCACCGCGCCCGATCTTCCCGCGCACTTCGTCTCCCGTCCCCGGTTGCTGGCCCTGCTCGACCGCGCCACCGCTCCGGTCACCGTCGTCCGCGCGCCCGCCGGCGCGGGCAAGACCCTGCTGCTCGCCGAATGGGCGCGCAGCTACGGGGCCGGCCCGGCGGCGATGGTGTCGCTCGATCCGGACGACCGCGACGACCACCGGTTCTGGTCGGCGGTCCTCGACGCGTTCGCCGCCGGACCGGGAATCCCGCCCGGCAGCCCGTTGCGCACGCTGAGCGTGCCCCGGGACCCCGCCGCCGACCCCGGTTTTCTCGCCGAGGTCCTCGACGCGCTGGACGACCTGCCCCGGCAGGCGCTGCTGATCCTGGACGACGTGGAGGCGCTCGTCGGCGCGGGACAGCGGACCGCGCTGGACGCACTGGTGCGGCACCAGCCGGCCGGCCTGCGGCTGGTGCTCTCCGGGCGGCGCGAACCGCGGCTGCCGCTGGCCCGTCTGCGGCTGTCGGACCAGCTCTCCGAAATCGGCGCCGACGACCTGCGGTTCACCACGTCCGAGATGCGGGCGTTGTTCGCCGTCAGCGGCGGTGACGTGCCGGCGCAGGTGCTCGGCAGGCTGGACGAGGAGGCCGAGGGCTGGGCGGTCGCGCTGCGGCTGGCCGCCGCGGCGGCCGTGCGCGAGGGCGGTCTCGACGAGTTCTTCGCCGGGCACGACCGGGCGCTGGAGGAGTACCTGGACCAGGAGGTGCTGGCCGGGTTCGACGAGGGCGTGCGGGAATTCCTGCGGCTGATCAGCGTGTGCGCGGACACTTCACCGGCGCTGGCCGCCGCGCTGGCGGGCCGGTCCGACGCCGCGGCCGTGCTGCACGACCTCGCCGGGGCCGGTGTCGTCGTGCGGGAAACGGGCGGGGAGGACGGTTACCGGATCCTGCCGCTGCTGCGCACCTACCTGCTCGCCGATCTCGCGCGGCGCGACCCGGACCGGCTGGCGGGCCAGCACCGGCTGGCCGCGGCGTGGTTCGAGGGCCGGGGCGACGCCGCGCAGGCGCTGCTGCACTCCGCCCGCGCCCCGGACTCCGCCCGCACGGCCGCCCTGCTGCGGACCGACGCGGTGCCGCTCTTCCTCGCCGGCGAGCACACCGTGCTGCGGGAGGCGCTCGGGGTCCTCGGCGAAACACCGGTGGCGCGAGAGCCACGGCTGGCGCTGCTCGCGGCGGCGCTCAGCCTCGAGGCCGGCGAGACCGGCACGGCGGAGCTGCACCTGCGCCACGCGGAGGACGCGTGGCCCGCCGAGCCGCCGCCGGAACTCGTGGTGCTCCGGCAGCTCGCCCGGTCCCGCCGGGCCCAGCTGGACGGTGACCGGACCGAAATGGCGAGCGCCGCGCGCGAGGTGGACCCGGAACTCGCCCGCGGCACGGATCTGGAGGCCCTGGCCGGGCTGCAGCGCGAAACGGAGGTGCTGCTGACCGGCGAGCGGGCCGGAGCTCGGGACCACGTCGGCGCTGTCGCGAGCCGGGCCGGGGCGACCGGCCAGCGCCACGTCGAGGTCCGCGCGCTGACGATGCTCGGCGAACTCGCCGTCCTGGACGGAGACTTCCCGGCGGTGGACCGGATCGGCGAACGCCTCGACTCCGTGGCGGTGAGCGCCCGGGGCACGATCGAAAGCGCGACCACCGGCGTGGTCCGCGCCTACCGCGCCCTGCTGCGGGCGGAACCCGAGGAGTGCGCGCGGCTCGTCGTGCAGACCACGCGCGCGGTCGACGGCGTGGCCGCGCGGATCGGGGGGAACCTGCTGGTGGCCGCGGAGATGCTCGGCGGCGCCGCGCAGTTCGACACCGGCGACTGGCAGGGCGGCCTGCGGCGGATGCGCCACGTGCGGCTCGGGCTCGGCGGCCGCGCACTGCAGCCGGAGTACGCCGCGGTCTCGGGTGTGCTCGAGCACCGGGCCGCCCTGCTGGCCGGCGCGGCCGACCACGCCCGGGAAGTGGTGGCCTGGTGCCTGAACGAGATCGGGCGGACCTCCGAGCTCCTCCTGATGCGGGCGCGTGTGCAGATCGCGCTGGGCAGGCACGGGCCCGCGGCCAAGGCCCTGCAGCCCGTCGTCGACGGCAGCGTCACGGCCGTGCTGCCGTGGTCGGGCATCGAGGCGCGCCTGCTGCGCACCCGGATCGTGCTGCACCACGGCGACCTCGACACCGCACGGCGGCTGGTGGCCGAGGCACTGGCCGATGCGGAACGCCTCGACGTCTGGCGGCCCTTCGTGTTCGCGCCGGAGGAGGTGATCTCCGTGCTGATCGGACTGCTCGGCAGGCTCGGCGGGCGGGAGGCCTTCGCCGCGAAACTCCTGGAACGCAGGCGGAGCCTGGGCGGCAGCGCGATGCCCGAGCCGCTCACCGAACGCGAGCGCAGCGTGCTGCGGCTGCTGCCCACGTTGCGGTCCGTCGAAGAGATCGCCCAGGACCTGACCGTGTCGCCCAACACGGTGAAGACGCACGTGCGCGGGATCTACGCGAAACTGGGCGTGCACCGGCGGCGGGACGCCGTCGCGGTGGCGATCGCGCGCGGGCTCCTCGATGTGCACGGCGCGGAACCGGGGGAACGAGGACCCGTCCGGTGA
- a CDS encoding SHOCT domain-containing protein produces the protein MTLAQSEYPFLDLVWTMLVFFGWVIWFWLLVVIFGDLFRRSDVSGWGKAGWTVLVLVLPFLGVLIYLVAQGKHMGERRRAEAVAAQNQFDDYVRNVAHNGGGNGAASQIAEAKKLLDSGAIDDKEYQDLKAKALAR, from the coding sequence ATGACACTGGCACAATCGGAGTACCCTTTCCTGGACTTGGTCTGGACCATGCTGGTGTTCTTCGGCTGGGTGATCTGGTTCTGGCTCCTCGTCGTCATCTTCGGCGATCTCTTCCGGCGCTCGGACGTCTCCGGGTGGGGCAAGGCGGGCTGGACCGTGCTCGTGCTGGTACTGCCCTTCCTCGGCGTGCTGATCTACCTCGTCGCGCAGGGCAAGCACATGGGCGAGCGCAGGCGGGCCGAAGCGGTCGCCGCGCAGAACCAGTTCGACGACTACGTCCGCAACGTCGCCCACAACGGTGGCGGGAACGGCGCGGCGAGCCAGATCGCCGAGGCGAAGAAGCTGCTGGACAGCGGCGCCATCGACGACAAGGAGTACCAGGACCTCAAGGCGAAGGCACTGGCCCGGTGA
- a CDS encoding RDD family protein gives MTPRPDGGPGAAWFAALPAPARAHQGRPAGLVSRTLAAVLDCVVLALALAGLYLGWAAVDYSLDPVRFTFPAPTRLVTVAVATGVAVLYLAVCWSATGRSFGDQLLALRVVDRRGHPPRPVRALARAVACVFVPVGLLWVVTGGRRRSLQDLLLRTSVVYDWNPRLRPVSPGTSDAGDSPA, from the coding sequence ATGACGCCGCGACCTGACGGCGGGCCCGGCGCGGCCTGGTTCGCCGCGCTGCCCGCACCCGCGCGTGCCCACCAGGGCAGGCCGGCCGGACTGGTCAGCCGCACCCTCGCCGCGGTCCTGGACTGCGTGGTGCTGGCACTGGCGCTCGCCGGCCTCTACCTGGGGTGGGCGGCGGTCGACTACTCGCTCGACCCGGTGCGGTTCACCTTCCCCGCGCCGACCCGGCTCGTGACGGTCGCCGTGGCCACCGGGGTCGCGGTGCTCTACCTCGCCGTGTGCTGGAGCGCGACCGGCCGCAGCTTCGGCGACCAGTTGCTCGCGCTGCGCGTGGTGGACCGCCGCGGACACCCACCCCGCCCGGTGCGGGCGCTGGCGCGGGCGGTCGCGTGCGTGTTCGTCCCGGTCGGCCTGCTGTGGGTGGTGACGGGTGGCCGCCGCCGGTCGCTGCAGGACCTCCTGCTGCGCACGTCGGTCGTCTACGACTGGAACCCCCGGCTCCGGCCGGTCTCACCCGGAACGAGTGACGCCGGGGACAGCCCGGCGTAG
- a CDS encoding YhjD/YihY/BrkB family envelope integrity protein — protein sequence MRTTAAREGFASAAGRFPAVRLTGRLLRRDLEIAGPLLAAALAFRIFVWLLPCVLILVALLGFWWSGTTLGEFVRTTGLSPLTASLLENVGRQAEQSRLIALGVGVGSLAIASFTLGRALDGVANRVRPGSCPRDFTALARAGRYTAVLLGILVACLGGPLLEAVLHLPTAVMSVLMTGVFVLLGLPLLRAGQPGPYRAYLPGAVLFGLGMEGLRAVAVHFLPSKLSRASELYGTLGVAAAALVWLMLIARFVVLAHLLNLLLSEQEDRLPRSSDDSTS from the coding sequence GTGAGGACCACCGCCGCGCGTGAGGGGTTCGCCTCGGCGGCGGGCCGGTTCCCCGCGGTGCGGCTCACCGGCCGTCTGCTCCGGCGGGACCTGGAGATCGCCGGCCCGCTGCTGGCCGCCGCGCTGGCCTTCCGGATCTTCGTGTGGCTGCTGCCGTGCGTCCTGATCCTCGTCGCGCTCCTCGGGTTCTGGTGGTCCGGGACGACCCTGGGCGAGTTCGTGCGGACCACCGGGCTCAGCCCGCTCACCGCGAGCCTGCTGGAGAACGTGGGCCGGCAGGCGGAACAGAGCAGGCTCATCGCACTCGGGGTGGGCGTCGGCTCGCTCGCGATCGCGTCGTTCACGCTCGGGCGGGCGCTGGACGGCGTCGCGAACCGCGTCCGCCCCGGCAGCTGCCCGCGCGACTTCACGGCACTGGCCCGGGCGGGCCGCTACACGGCCGTCCTGCTCGGGATCCTGGTGGCGTGCCTGGGCGGGCCACTGCTGGAGGCCGTCCTGCACCTCCCCACGGCGGTGATGTCGGTGCTGATGACCGGCGTGTTCGTCCTGCTGGGGCTGCCGCTGCTGCGCGCGGGACAGCCCGGGCCCTACCGCGCGTACCTGCCCGGGGCCGTCCTGTTCGGGCTCGGGATGGAAGGCCTGCGTGCCGTCGCCGTCCACTTCCTGCCCAGCAAGCTGTCCCGGGCCTCCGAACTGTACGGAACGCTCGGCGTGGCGGCGGCCGCGCTCGTCTGGCTCATGCTGATAGCACGGTTCGTCGTGCTGGCCCACCTGCTCAACCTCCTGCTGTCGGAGCAGGAGGACCGATTGCCGAGGAGTTCCGATGACAGCACATCCTGA
- a CDS encoding potassium channel family protein — protein MTPGVGERVRAHRGRFLVLGVLRPSLTVVLLVTAYYVLPVGDRVRGGGAVFLAAGLAVVTAVVVWEVRAILRSPYPLLQGVQALALVVPLFLLLFAGAYHSIEQVRPGSFTGPLSKTDALYFVVTVFATVGFGDITPVAEPARILVTVQMLGDLLLLGLGLRVILTAVRHGRDRTEKTGGDDDRDRDLRARDDR, from the coding sequence ATGACGCCCGGCGTGGGGGAGCGGGTACGGGCGCACCGGGGACGGTTCCTCGTCCTCGGTGTGCTCCGCCCCTCGCTGACCGTCGTGCTGCTGGTCACCGCGTACTACGTGCTCCCGGTGGGGGACCGGGTGCGCGGCGGCGGCGCGGTCTTCCTGGCCGCCGGGCTGGCGGTGGTGACGGCGGTGGTCGTGTGGGAGGTCCGCGCGATCCTGCGGTCGCCGTACCCGCTCCTGCAGGGTGTGCAGGCGCTGGCACTGGTGGTCCCGTTGTTCCTGCTCCTGTTCGCCGGGGCCTACCACAGCATCGAGCAGGTGCGGCCGGGCAGTTTCACCGGCCCGCTGAGCAAGACCGACGCCCTCTACTTCGTGGTGACGGTGTTCGCCACGGTGGGCTTCGGCGACATCACCCCGGTCGCGGAGCCGGCGCGGATCCTGGTCACCGTGCAGATGCTCGGTGACCTGCTCCTGCTGGGCCTCGGACTGCGGGTGATCCTCACCGCCGTGCGGCACGGCCGCGACCGCACGGAGAAGACCGGAGGAGACGATGACCGAGACCGCGATCTCCGAGCACGGGATGATCGGTGA
- a CDS encoding lipopolysaccharide assembly protein LapA domain-containing protein, with protein MTAHPDGTAKTAPAKRKVPVKLIAAAVLVALGVTFVLQNRQTVDIRVFTTTITGPLWAALAGVLVLGLLAGLLLGRSARRAKRGHGPG; from the coding sequence ATGACAGCACATCCTGACGGCACCGCCAAGACGGCGCCGGCCAAGCGGAAGGTCCCGGTCAAGCTGATCGCCGCGGCGGTGCTGGTGGCGCTCGGCGTGACGTTCGTCCTGCAGAACCGCCAGACCGTGGACATCCGCGTGTTCACCACGACCATCACCGGCCCGCTGTGGGCGGCGCTGGCGGGTGTCCTCGTGCTCGGCCTGCTCGCCGGGCTGCTGCTGGGCCGCAGTGCCCGCCGCGCTAAGCGAGGGCACGGTCCAGGGTGA
- a CDS encoding HdeD family acid-resistance protein, which yields MTANTSPRRGTVHSLASAAGSSGAVMAIGVGTIAAGAVVLAWPEATLKVIAVVFGISAIVDGVVRLVSAVSAGDRSAAQRTLPMLAGVLSILVGIVFVRYPFPTLAALTLLLGMFWVVTGLVQIVHGLAERETGSAWRVACGALALVTGILVLAYTSASLVVLVWILGLQLVLGGALLFGWGLEVRREEHGAVPRHGHRSAEA from the coding sequence ATGACCGCGAACACCAGCCCGCGACGCGGGACCGTCCACTCACTCGCCAGTGCGGCCGGCTCGTCCGGGGCCGTCATGGCGATCGGCGTCGGGACCATCGCCGCCGGCGCGGTGGTCCTCGCCTGGCCGGAAGCCACGCTGAAGGTCATCGCCGTGGTCTTCGGGATCTCCGCGATCGTCGACGGTGTCGTCCGGCTCGTCTCGGCGGTGTCCGCCGGGGACCGGTCCGCGGCGCAGCGCACGCTGCCCATGCTCGCCGGCGTGCTGTCGATCCTGGTTGGCATCGTCTTCGTGCGGTACCCGTTCCCGACGCTGGCGGCACTGACGCTGCTGCTCGGGATGTTCTGGGTGGTCACGGGCCTGGTCCAGATCGTGCACGGGCTGGCCGAACGGGAGACCGGCAGCGCCTGGCGCGTCGCCTGCGGGGCGCTCGCGCTGGTCACCGGCATCCTCGTGCTCGCCTACACCTCGGCGAGCCTGGTCGTGCTGGTCTGGATCCTCGGGCTGCAGCTGGTGCTGGGCGGCGCGCTGCTCTTCGGCTGGGGATTGGAGGTGCGCCGCGAGGAGCACGGCGCGGTCCCGCGCCACGGTCACCGCTCAGCCGAGGCCTAG
- a CDS encoding LuxR C-terminal-related transcriptional regulator translates to MQLKAANPAGGRRWGVPHTKVVPPRLPGNFVRRPGLCEKLADAVATSPVTLVCAPAGCGKTLLLAEWMSTLARDAVWVSLDHDDDTAQHFLTSLRFAIAEHAPATVEPALRHRSAPPGDAAVTVAELLQAIEALPGRLVVVLDNVQEIPGRDVLRVLAAVIRHQPRNLRLVLAARSDPLLPLAKLRVLGRLTEFRADALRFGRAEARELLDGCGVRLTEDQLLRLVSQTDGWAAGLRLAARSLRTIHDPDRFVPYFAGHDHAMADFLTGEVLAHLPGDAREILAMLSVSDRVTPRLAAALTGRDDVGGLLAGLEREGVLVTAVEGEPPWYQLHPLLRAYLRTELARHQPDLVTVLHQRAARWFAGQDRPREALLHAEQTGDERAAAELLHAKGMDVLLDGGPGLVLRALDAAGSVVARDPRLLLFAALAHLELGELSAAESDIARSSRGWPERPDDRLAELRRLVVSAHGLACGRAPAPGGAGVCRSAAVEAWARLDHGVALLAAGDHGRAAGELAAADRLSDEQDLHYLEVHTKAAHALLAVAAGDDVAAAEASELALTLAGQGTWKRSPWLAVCRAILGFARLLRTDLRGALDLAAGLDGAEPSALRFAGGVIEGVARFDGGDRTAGLKLLQDSRSALADAPVPRPLAAMAMALEHQCALVLAQVPHARDAAEWGARRLGPAAEVHLTVARARFARGDVDGSVRALRASREPGVPRLAAGTETELALLDAATALRLGCRTKARGALEEALVSAVPAGIVRPFAYADPDVKVLLRDQVGGFGAAESFAARVRGVLTEDGAAPTAVLTNRELVVLTRLTSPQPLDEVASELRVSVNTVKTHVRAIYAKLGVNNRRAAVVAARELGLG, encoded by the coding sequence ATGCAGCTGAAGGCGGCGAATCCCGCCGGCGGGCGGCGGTGGGGCGTCCCGCACACGAAGGTCGTGCCACCGCGGCTGCCGGGAAATTTCGTGCGACGCCCGGGGTTGTGCGAAAAGCTCGCCGACGCGGTGGCCACCAGCCCGGTCACGCTCGTCTGCGCACCGGCCGGGTGCGGGAAGACGTTGCTGCTGGCCGAATGGATGTCCACGCTGGCGCGGGACGCGGTGTGGGTTTCGCTCGACCACGACGACGACACCGCGCAGCACTTCCTGACGTCGCTGCGGTTCGCCATCGCCGAGCACGCGCCCGCGACGGTGGAACCCGCGCTGCGCCACCGGTCCGCGCCGCCCGGCGACGCCGCGGTGACCGTGGCCGAACTGCTCCAGGCGATCGAGGCGCTGCCCGGCAGGCTCGTCGTGGTGCTGGACAACGTCCAGGAAATCCCCGGCCGGGACGTCCTGCGGGTGCTCGCCGCGGTGATCCGACACCAGCCCCGCAACCTCCGGCTGGTGCTGGCCGCGCGGTCGGATCCGCTGCTGCCGCTGGCGAAGCTGCGCGTGCTGGGCCGTCTGACGGAGTTCCGCGCGGACGCGCTGCGGTTCGGGCGGGCCGAGGCGCGTGAGCTGCTCGACGGTTGCGGTGTCCGGCTCACCGAAGACCAGCTGCTGCGCCTGGTGAGCCAGACCGACGGCTGGGCCGCCGGGCTGCGCCTGGCCGCGCGTTCGCTGCGCACCATCCACGACCCGGACCGGTTCGTGCCGTACTTCGCCGGCCACGACCACGCCATGGCCGACTTCCTCACCGGCGAGGTGCTCGCGCACCTGCCTGGCGACGCCCGGGAGATCCTGGCCATGCTGAGCGTGAGCGACCGGGTGACGCCGCGACTGGCCGCGGCGCTGACCGGGCGCGACGACGTCGGCGGTCTGCTGGCCGGGCTCGAACGGGAGGGCGTGCTGGTCACCGCGGTCGAGGGCGAGCCTCCGTGGTATCAGTTGCACCCCCTGCTGCGGGCCTACCTGCGGACCGAGCTCGCGAGGCACCAGCCGGACCTGGTCACCGTGCTGCACCAGCGGGCCGCGCGGTGGTTCGCGGGCCAGGACCGGCCCCGGGAGGCGCTGTTGCACGCCGAGCAGACCGGCGACGAGCGCGCGGCCGCGGAACTGTTGCACGCCAAGGGGATGGACGTGCTGCTCGACGGCGGGCCCGGGCTCGTGCTGCGCGCGCTGGACGCCGCGGGGAGCGTTGTCGCGCGGGATCCCCGGCTCCTGCTCTTCGCCGCGCTGGCCCACCTCGAGCTCGGCGAGCTGTCCGCGGCCGAGTCGGACATCGCGCGCAGCTCCCGGGGGTGGCCCGAGCGGCCGGACGACCGGCTCGCCGAGCTCCGGCGGCTTGTGGTGTCCGCGCACGGGCTGGCCTGCGGCCGTGCCCCGGCGCCCGGCGGCGCCGGGGTGTGCCGGTCGGCCGCGGTGGAGGCGTGGGCACGCCTGGACCACGGTGTCGCGCTGCTCGCGGCGGGTGACCATGGCCGCGCCGCCGGCGAGCTGGCGGCCGCCGACCGGCTCAGCGACGAGCAGGACCTGCACTACCTGGAAGTGCACACGAAGGCGGCGCACGCCCTGCTGGCGGTGGCCGCAGGCGACGACGTCGCGGCCGCGGAGGCGAGCGAGCTCGCCCTCACCCTCGCCGGGCAGGGCACCTGGAAGCGCTCTCCGTGGCTGGCGGTGTGCCGCGCGATCCTCGGCTTCGCCCGGTTGCTGCGGACCGATCTGCGTGGCGCCCTGGATCTCGCGGCCGGCCTGGACGGCGCCGAGCCGAGCGCGCTGCGTTTCGCGGGCGGGGTCATCGAAGGCGTCGCCCGGTTCGACGGGGGCGACCGCACGGCGGGCCTGAAACTGCTGCAGGACAGCCGGAGCGCCCTCGCCGACGCGCCGGTGCCGCGACCGCTGGCCGCGATGGCGATGGCCCTGGAGCACCAGTGCGCGCTCGTCCTGGCTCAGGTCCCGCACGCCCGCGATGCCGCCGAGTGGGGCGCGCGACGGCTCGGCCCCGCGGCCGAGGTGCACCTCACCGTGGCGCGCGCCCGGTTCGCGCGCGGCGACGTGGACGGATCCGTACGCGCCCTGCGGGCGTCGCGGGAGCCGGGCGTGCCCCGGCTGGCCGCAGGTACGGAAACCGAACTGGCGCTGCTCGACGCCGCGACCGCCCTGCGGCTCGGCTGCCGCACCAAGGCCAGGGGAGCTCTCGAGGAGGCACTCGTCTCCGCCGTTCCGGCCGGGATCGTCCGCCCGTTCGCCTACGCCGACCCGGACGTGAAAGTGCTGCTGCGGGACCAGGTGGGCGGGTTCGGCGCGGCCGAGAGCTTCGCCGCGCGGGTGCGGGGAGTCCTGACCGAGGACGGCGCGGCGCCCACGGCGGTGCTGACGAACCGGGAACTGGTCGTCCTGACGCGCCTGACCTCACCGCAGCCCCTCGACGAGGTGGCCTCGGAACTGCGGGTGTCGGTGAACACGGTGAAGACACACGTGCGGGCCATCTACGCCAAGCTCGGCGTGAACAACCGGCGCGCGGCCGTGGTCGCGGCGCGGGAGCTAGGCCTCGGCTGA
- a CDS encoding glycoside hydrolase family 15 protein, translating into MTETAISEHGMIGDLHTVALVTTDGSIDWFCCPRFDSPSVFGALLDDERGGRFRVRPAGDFTSRQMYYPDSAVLITRFFTAEGVGEVGDFMPPAGEHATGNHRIVRLIRCVRGRMRFEVELAPRFDYGRRPHRTELAGGGAVLDGGPVVLTVHPVREPGDERLAEVRAAGSDLEMSLELSAGQVRGVVLEAGADGPPREIRVAEVRRLFEETTAFWQNWLAGSSYRGRWREAVERSAITLKLLTYAPTGGIVAAPTAGLPEQVGGERNWDYRYTWVRDASFSVSALLGLGFDGEAERFGRWLGDRVRERAGGSSGPLNIMYRVDGSSDLKEDVLDHWSGYRGSRPVRIGNGAAEQLQLDIYGEAMDSLFAGDRAGLPIPHQGWQAVRDVLDWVCANWDQPEEGIWETRGGRRRFTYGRLMCWVALDRGIRLAAEHGRPADWRRWAAERDGIYEQVHDRGWHPGRRAFVQHYETDVLDSSLLRMPRLGFVAGRDPQWLSTLDAMADELVTDSLVYRYDPAASPDGLRGSEGTFSLCTFTWADALARAGRVREARGAFEKMLTYANHLGLFSEEIALTGEQIGNFPQAFTHLALIDAALTLDRALA; encoded by the coding sequence ATGACCGAGACCGCGATCTCCGAGCACGGGATGATCGGTGACCTGCACACGGTCGCGCTGGTGACGACGGACGGGTCGATCGACTGGTTCTGCTGTCCGCGCTTCGACTCGCCGAGCGTGTTCGGCGCGCTGCTCGACGACGAGCGCGGCGGCCGCTTCCGGGTGCGGCCCGCTGGCGATTTCACCAGCCGCCAGATGTACTACCCGGACAGCGCGGTGCTGATCACGCGGTTCTTCACCGCGGAGGGGGTCGGCGAGGTCGGCGACTTCATGCCGCCTGCTGGGGAGCACGCGACCGGCAACCACCGGATCGTGCGGCTGATCCGGTGCGTGCGCGGCCGGATGCGGTTCGAGGTCGAGCTGGCGCCGCGGTTCGACTACGGCCGTCGTCCACATCGGACGGAACTGGCCGGCGGGGGCGCGGTGCTCGACGGGGGTCCGGTGGTGCTCACCGTCCACCCGGTGCGCGAACCCGGTGACGAGCGGCTGGCCGAGGTGCGGGCGGCAGGCTCCGACCTGGAGATGTCGCTCGAGCTGTCCGCCGGGCAGGTCCGCGGCGTCGTGCTCGAAGCGGGCGCCGACGGGCCACCGCGGGAGATCCGGGTGGCCGAGGTCCGGCGGCTGTTCGAGGAGACGACCGCGTTCTGGCAGAACTGGCTCGCCGGTTCGTCCTACCGCGGCCGGTGGCGCGAGGCGGTGGAGCGGTCGGCGATCACGCTGAAGCTGCTCACCTACGCGCCGACCGGCGGGATCGTCGCCGCGCCCACCGCGGGGCTGCCCGAGCAGGTGGGCGGCGAGCGCAACTGGGATTATCGCTACACCTGGGTGCGCGACGCGTCGTTCTCGGTGTCCGCGCTGCTGGGGCTGGGGTTCGACGGCGAGGCGGAGCGGTTCGGCCGCTGGCTCGGCGACCGCGTGCGCGAGCGGGCAGGCGGGTCGTCCGGCCCGCTGAACATCATGTACCGGGTCGACGGTTCCAGCGATCTCAAGGAGGACGTGCTGGACCACTGGTCGGGCTACCGGGGTTCGCGTCCGGTCCGCATCGGCAACGGCGCCGCCGAACAGCTGCAGCTCGACATCTACGGCGAGGCGATGGACAGCCTGTTCGCAGGCGACCGGGCCGGGCTGCCGATCCCGCACCAGGGCTGGCAGGCCGTGCGCGACGTGCTCGACTGGGTGTGCGCCAACTGGGACCAGCCCGAGGAGGGCATCTGGGAGACGCGCGGCGGGCGGCGTCGGTTCACCTACGGCAGGCTGATGTGCTGGGTGGCGCTGGACCGGGGCATCCGGCTGGCCGCCGAGCACGGCAGGCCGGCCGACTGGCGGCGGTGGGCGGCGGAACGGGACGGCATCTACGAGCAGGTGCACGACCGCGGGTGGCACCCGGGGCGGCGCGCGTTCGTCCAGCACTACGAGACCGACGTGCTCGACTCCTCGCTGCTGCGCATGCCGCGGCTGGGGTTCGTCGCCGGGCGCGATCCACAGTGGCTGTCCACACTGGACGCGATGGCGGACGAGCTGGTTACCGACAGCCTGGTCTACCGCTACGATCCGGCCGCCTCACCCGACGGGCTGCGGGGTTCGGAAGGCACCTTCTCGCTGTGCACCTTCACCTGGGCCGACGCGCTGGCGCGGGCCGGGCGGGTGCGGGAGGCTCGCGGCGCGTTCGAGAAGATGCTCACCTACGCCAACCACCTCGGCCTGTTCTCCGAGGAGATCGCGCTGACCGGCGAGCAGATCGGCAACTTCCCGCAGGCCTTCACGCACCTCGCGCTGATCGACGCGGCCCTCACCCTGGACCGTGCCCTCGCTTAG